The following are from one region of the Mycolicibacterium helvum genome:
- a CDS encoding glycoside hydrolase family 16 protein: MTSVVSVTLGLTVASATHIHPIAAAATGDGNCPHTAAAAHGWGEPSRTDEFTDPAALNQWSIYDGPGHNDNGRRTPAAVSIVNGNLIITADAEGNSGGMAWLPGQMHGRWEACVKSSPSGPGYHALLLLWPDAENWPVGGEVDFMEIADPTRQSVEGWLHFGPNDDRESGVVQIDSTQWHSWAVEWTPERIAMFVDGVQWWESTDPAHLPPGPMHLCIQLDNFGGDLGGGADMAVNWVREYSL; the protein is encoded by the coding sequence TTGACGAGTGTCGTTTCGGTGACGCTGGGGCTGACCGTGGCCTCAGCCACCCACATCCACCCGATCGCCGCCGCCGCCACCGGGGACGGCAACTGCCCGCACACCGCCGCCGCCGCGCACGGCTGGGGCGAACCCAGTCGCACCGACGAATTCACTGACCCCGCGGCGCTGAACCAATGGTCGATCTATGACGGTCCAGGTCACAATGACAACGGTCGTCGTACGCCCGCCGCGGTTTCCATCGTTAACGGGAACCTGATCATCACCGCAGACGCCGAGGGGAACTCGGGCGGCATGGCCTGGTTACCCGGACAAATGCACGGCCGGTGGGAGGCGTGTGTGAAGTCGTCGCCGTCGGGTCCGGGGTATCACGCCCTCCTACTGTTGTGGCCGGACGCCGAGAATTGGCCTGTCGGTGGCGAGGTCGACTTCATGGAGATTGCCGATCCCACCCGCCAGTCCGTCGAAGGCTGGCTGCACTTCGGCCCCAATGACGACCGCGAATCAGGGGTGGTCCAAATAGATTCGACCCAGTGGCACAGCTGGGCAGTCGAGTGGACACCCGAGCGGATCGCAATGTTCGTCGATGGCGTCCAATGGTGGGAGAGCACCGATCCTGCGCATCTACCGCCGGGGCCGATGCATTTGTGCATCCAGCTGGACAACTTCGGCGGCGACCTGGGCGGTGGCGCCGATATGGCGGTTAACTGGGTGCGCGAGTATTCCCTCTAG
- a CDS encoding carbohydrate-binding domain-containing protein: MFRSCSAIVSAVAVVWGAVLVVVAPSAHAAEATAIDADSMTLTAGKGTTVYSDAKASGGRAIALTGAVTIASTLTIPDSVRVVVRAKGRPCFGAPVGRVSVDGVNIGTSPVTASTWTDYTATAPIAAGSHTIGVSFINPLWFGCSRVLYVDTISIVAATVSTSPDTLTTAPVGNLPGWTHIFADDFTRDAALGSWANPSDPTKVVYVGSGGQRWLTYPQTFTDTYQHRPYRADQVLSVSNGTLNFFLHNVDGKPAGANPSPVLPDGTQYQTYGRYSARLKVDTPTLSEYHIAFLLWPKSELWPNDGEIDFPEGALSSTSHAYAHYARSTGGQDGVDTGVSFTDWHVYTLEWLPGHVRFYLDDDLVLDSTKYVPSKPMRWQLQTETDGNGTNTGHLLVDWVSIWSYAGG; the protein is encoded by the coding sequence ATGTTCCGGTCCTGCTCGGCAATTGTTTCAGCCGTCGCAGTGGTCTGGGGTGCGGTCCTGGTCGTGGTGGCGCCGTCGGCCCACGCCGCCGAAGCCACGGCGATCGATGCCGACTCGATGACCCTCACGGCAGGCAAGGGGACCACGGTCTACTCCGACGCCAAGGCATCAGGGGGCAGAGCGATCGCTCTGACCGGTGCGGTGACAATTGCCAGCACCCTGACCATTCCGGACTCAGTCCGAGTGGTGGTTCGGGCCAAGGGGAGACCGTGTTTTGGCGCACCGGTTGGGCGAGTGTCAGTGGACGGAGTGAACATCGGCACCAGCCCCGTGACGGCATCCACCTGGACGGATTACACCGCCACCGCCCCGATCGCGGCGGGGTCTCACACGATCGGGGTCTCATTCATCAACCCGTTGTGGTTCGGCTGCTCACGGGTGCTCTACGTCGACACCATCAGTATCGTTGCGGCCACGGTGAGCACCAGCCCGGACACCCTGACCACAGCTCCCGTCGGCAACCTTCCCGGGTGGACACACATCTTCGCCGACGACTTCACTCGCGATGCAGCACTTGGCAGTTGGGCCAATCCGTCGGATCCGACCAAGGTGGTCTACGTCGGTTCCGGCGGGCAGCGGTGGCTCACCTATCCGCAGACCTTTACCGACACCTATCAGCACCGTCCCTATCGGGCGGATCAGGTGCTCAGCGTTTCCAACGGCACCTTGAACTTCTTTCTGCACAACGTCGACGGCAAACCCGCCGGTGCCAATCCCTCCCCGGTGCTGCCCGACGGTACCCAGTATCAGACGTACGGACGCTACTCGGCGCGGTTGAAGGTGGACACCCCCACGCTGAGCGAGTACCACATCGCCTTCCTGCTGTGGCCGAAGTCCGAGCTGTGGCCGAACGACGGCGAAATAGATTTCCCGGAAGGCGCACTGTCGTCGACGTCGCACGCGTACGCCCACTACGCCCGATCCACCGGCGGTCAGGACGGCGTCGACACCGGGGTGTCATTCACAGACTGGCATGTGTACACCCTCGAATGGCTTCCCGGTCACGTCCGGTTCTATCTCGACGACGATCTTGTGCTGGACAGCACCAAGTACGTACCGAGCAAGCCCATGCGCTGGCAACTGCAAACCGAAACCGACGGGAATGGGACAAACACCGGTCATCTGCTGGTCGATTGGGTTTCGATATGGTCATACGCGGGTGGCTAG